The Nitrospira sp. genome contains a region encoding:
- the mobC gene encoding plasmid mobilization relaxosome protein MobC yields MGQTAKRTTTITVDLGELKAPWQTWCQDHGVTPSHALRNALRQAMDRRATRAPAPRLRVMPKRERANARIELNLTTSELAALKRMAGHEGYVPTKWVVAMVRAKLTGQPQVGQSELETLARSNQQLLALGRNLNQIAKVLNTAPQNRTAFRVEVVTELSRVIQAHTKKVSDVLRGTVERWHLQ; encoded by the coding sequence ATGGGGCAGACGGCCAAACGGACGACCACGATCACGGTGGATCTGGGTGAACTGAAAGCGCCCTGGCAGACTTGGTGTCAGGACCACGGCGTCACGCCGAGCCATGCGTTGCGGAACGCCCTTCGGCAGGCCATGGATCGGAGAGCAACGCGGGCTCCTGCACCTCGGCTGCGGGTCATGCCCAAGCGAGAACGAGCCAACGCTCGCATCGAACTGAACCTGACGACCTCAGAGCTTGCCGCTCTGAAGCGCATGGCCGGTCACGAAGGCTATGTGCCGACGAAATGGGTGGTGGCGATGGTGCGAGCTAAGTTGACCGGGCAGCCGCAGGTAGGACAGTCGGAACTGGAGACATTGGCTCGGTCGAATCAACAACTCCTCGCATTGGGGAGGAACCTGAACCAGATTGCCAAAGTTCTGAATACTGCGCCTCAAAACAGAACAGCGTTTCGGGTTGAGGTCGTCACCGAACTTTCTCGCGTGATTCAGGCTCATACGAAGAAGGTGTCCGATGTCTTACGCGGGACCGTGGAGAGATGGCACCTTCAATGA
- a CDS encoding superinfection immunity protein has translation MDDDLVTDLYVVGTAFLYCIPSFVALGRGHRNCITILVVNLSLGWTVVGWVGALVWSLTSRQRERES, from the coding sequence ATGGACGATGATCTCGTCACTGATCTTTACGTCGTGGGCACGGCGTTCTTGTATTGCATTCCTTCGTTTGTCGCCCTCGGGCGAGGACATCGCAACTGCATCACGATTTTGGTCGTGAATCTCTCGTTAGGATGGACGGTGGTCGGCTGGGTAGGTGCGTTGGTCTGGTCGTTAACGAGCCGACAGAGAGAACGCGAGTCCTGA
- a CDS encoding Lrp/AsnC ligand binding domain-containing protein — MSDRAYVLINVLPGQTSAVVKALGEIKEIKTIDPCWGKPDIIAIADIPDQDALTQLVLSRIHGIEGVTQTDTHLVYRLKEARTK; from the coding sequence ATGTCGGATCGTGCTTATGTGTTGATCAACGTGTTGCCGGGCCAGACATCCGCTGTAGTCAAAGCGCTAGGGGAAATTAAAGAGATTAAGACGATCGATCCCTGTTGGGGTAAGCCAGATATCATCGCCATCGCTGATATCCCGGACCAGGACGCCTTGACCCAGCTGGTGTTGAGCCGTATTCATGGTATAGAAGGAGTGACACAGACCGATACTCACCTTGTCTACCGTCTGAAGGAGGCCAGAACAAAATGA
- a CDS encoding RES family NAD+ phosphorylase, which yields MQCCPECFGDRGLRLSIFPHLSTAKGKCSFCSAENQPVLNPKQLQEYFELLVSAYRSDANGNLLVHWFRDDWGLFSSPVMNEAKAKELLSEVLDDGEIVRKPFLPSEIVDKDRLSEWEKLREELMYRNRFFPNIKLDEDRLEQLLDHLIIMSGEVPDVWYRARIKTEEVPFSIEKMGAPDRRIAAHGRANPAGIPYLYLGSHPRTAVSEIRPHTGERACVADFRTPTDLRLVDLRGPRKTVSPFLLADALDIQRMRNDLPFLERLGLELTTPVLPQAAAVDYTPSQFLCEFIKRCGYDGVIYRSSVSDGMNLALFYPAKANPGSVVEYSVTSVTVAVSETNTAITCQ from the coding sequence ATGCAGTGTTGTCCAGAATGCTTCGGTGATCGCGGTCTTCGTCTCAGCATCTTCCCTCATTTGTCGACAGCAAAAGGCAAATGTTCATTCTGCTCAGCTGAAAATCAGCCGGTTCTTAACCCGAAGCAGTTGCAAGAATATTTTGAGCTATTAGTAAGTGCATACCGCTCGGATGCGAATGGCAATTTACTTGTTCATTGGTTTCGGGATGATTGGGGTTTATTTTCGAGCCCAGTAATGAATGAGGCCAAAGCAAAGGAGCTCCTGAGCGAGGTGTTGGATGACGGTGAGATAGTCAGAAAGCCGTTTCTGCCTTCCGAAATCGTTGACAAAGATAGATTGAGCGAGTGGGAAAAGCTTCGAGAAGAATTGATGTATCGAAACCGCTTCTTCCCCAATATTAAACTCGACGAGGATCGTTTAGAGCAGCTCCTTGATCACTTAATCATAATGTCGGGAGAAGTACCCGACGTTTGGTATCGTGCGCGTATAAAAACAGAAGAGGTTCCATTTTCTATCGAGAAGATGGGTGCGCCAGATAGACGGATCGCCGCCCACGGACGGGCGAATCCTGCAGGCATCCCCTACCTATATTTGGGTTCACATCCAAGAACCGCAGTATCTGAAATTAGACCTCATACAGGTGAAAGAGCTTGCGTGGCCGACTTCAGAACTCCTACTGACCTTAGACTCGTTGATCTACGCGGACCACGAAAGACTGTTTCGCCGTTTCTGCTAGCCGATGCTCTCGATATCCAAAGAATGAGAAATGATTTACCATTTCTCGAACGCCTTGGGTTAGAACTCACCACGCCCGTCCTTCCTCAAGCTGCGGCGGTCGACTACACTCCCAGTCAATTTTTGTGTGAATTCATCAAACGGTGTGGCTATGACGGAGTCATTTATCGCAGCTCGGTGAGCGATGGAATGAATTTGGCGCTTTTTTATCCAGCGAAAGCCAACCCCGGCTCTGTCGTTGAATACTCAGTCACTAGCGTGACTGTAGCGGTCTCCGAGACAAACACTGCGATAACATGTCAATGA
- a CDS encoding sce7725 family protein: protein MYHPYFRGKQYELITIREMASILQEANFCPIIEPVKETLNGLSRTLKAVAEVEGHAIVIVNPHHGDLSESGEPLTELLQEEFLNLPGISAGILLKPHMSVAEALECFEDHSDHSPCFIHAGFTDAKTLSVKLSVSMKEQCHIFVDRFCGKLYQKHFKQAHRVLLRDGFQRKRNRDYEELEFFSDLHVTYPDEGMDGFGDFLIVGDDYSETGGPAYAVAIHLTFIDPDKDDAMQIYHFVSDRQDTPQDPAGKFAEALEKMISILKKKHYKIEETSAVQEFRELHRRGHFPGLGYIKKLSMNHHIETLARYFDSAN, encoded by the coding sequence ATGTATCATCCATATTTTCGCGGAAAACAGTATGAACTGATAACGATAAGAGAAATGGCCTCTATTCTTCAGGAGGCAAATTTTTGTCCGATTATTGAACCAGTCAAGGAAACTTTGAATGGGCTTAGCAGAACGCTAAAAGCTGTTGCTGAGGTCGAGGGCCACGCAATCGTCATTGTAAATCCACACCATGGCGACTTGTCAGAATCAGGGGAACCATTGACAGAACTCTTACAAGAGGAATTTCTTAACTTACCTGGAATATCAGCAGGAATTCTTCTCAAGCCCCACATGTCAGTTGCTGAAGCACTCGAATGTTTCGAAGATCACTCTGACCACTCACCGTGTTTCATACATGCGGGTTTTACCGATGCCAAAACTCTGTCGGTCAAGTTAAGCGTGTCGATGAAAGAACAATGCCATATCTTTGTTGATCGATTTTGCGGAAAACTTTACCAAAAGCATTTCAAACAGGCACATAGAGTACTCTTAAGAGACGGCTTTCAAAGAAAGCGAAATCGAGATTATGAAGAACTCGAGTTTTTTTCTGATCTTCACGTTACCTACCCGGATGAAGGCATGGATGGTTTCGGCGATTTTCTAATCGTTGGTGATGATTACAGCGAAACTGGGGGACCGGCCTATGCGGTTGCAATCCATCTTACATTTATCGACCCAGACAAAGATGATGCAATGCAGATTTATCATTTCGTGTCTGATCGACAGGATACGCCCCAAGACCCCGCAGGAAAGTTTGCTGAGGCGCTGGAAAAGATGATCTCGATTCTGAAGAAAAAACACTACAAGATAGAGGAGACATCAGCAGTCCAAGAGTTTCGCGAGCTTCACAGGCGAGGACATTTTCCTGGCTTGGGATATATCAAGAAACTTTCGATGAATCATCACATCGAGACGCTCGCCCGTTACTTTGATTCAGCGAATTAG
- a CDS encoding SemiSWEET transporter, whose product MDLTTFIGLVAGTLTTIAFLPQLTKILKTRSTKDVSTAMFIIFSTGVLLWLIYGLLIHSIPVIIANAITLALASVILFLKVKFG is encoded by the coding sequence ATGGATCTGACCACCTTTATTGGTTTAGTAGCAGGGACCCTTACAACCATCGCCTTTCTACCACAACTAACTAAAATACTGAAAACCAGATCGACGAAAGATGTCTCTACCGCAATGTTCATCATTTTCAGTACCGGAGTCCTGCTCTGGCTCATCTATGGGTTGTTAATACACTCAATTCCCGTCATTATTGCCAATGCCATCACGCTGGCGCTCGCCAGCGTGATCCTGTTTCTAAAAGTGAAATTCGGGTAG
- a CDS encoding sce7726 family protein — protein sequence MTNIASEQLAALSRLFSSGVVREMARKGRSPIFARLATQSGLCQSLPASDRVRDLFEAAFALLKREGYRHEYIYKAALTHNILLGIHGLKNASMLTEFRVRECKADVAILNGTSTVYEIKSERDSLSRLERQVDAYGKVFAKVYVVAAEDHVSSVLCSVPSYVGVMRLSKRYHISRLREALDQPERTRPDVIFDSIRTQEARSILLALGVRTPLVPNTELNAALRELFIRLKPREAHEGMVRVLRTTRNLLPLSELVARLPYSLKTAALSVPLRKLDHERLVSAVNTRLKDSMVWA from the coding sequence ATGACGAACATCGCGTCAGAACAATTAGCTGCACTATCTCGGCTCTTTTCTTCAGGAGTAGTCCGGGAAATGGCGAGAAAAGGCAGATCGCCTATCTTTGCGAGATTGGCCACTCAGTCTGGACTCTGTCAATCATTGCCTGCATCCGATCGTGTGAGGGACCTGTTCGAGGCAGCGTTCGCACTACTAAAGCGCGAAGGTTATCGACATGAGTATATTTATAAGGCAGCGCTCACCCATAACATATTGCTCGGCATACACGGGTTAAAAAATGCTTCGATGCTAACTGAATTTCGCGTACGTGAATGTAAAGCCGATGTTGCGATTCTCAATGGCACATCGACAGTTTACGAAATTAAGTCCGAACGTGACTCTCTCAGCAGGCTGGAGCGACAAGTGGATGCATATGGCAAAGTATTCGCCAAAGTGTATGTTGTTGCCGCTGAAGATCACGTTTCTTCGGTTCTCTGCTCAGTACCTTCCTACGTAGGCGTGATGCGTCTAAGCAAGCGCTATCACATTTCAAGGTTAAGAGAAGCATTAGATCAACCAGAACGCACTCGGCCCGATGTAATATTTGACTCGATTCGGACGCAAGAAGCACGCTCAATTCTACTTGCACTCGGAGTGCGAACTCCGTTGGTACCCAACACTGAATTAAACGCAGCGCTTCGAGAATTATTCATTAGGCTGAAACCGCGTGAGGCACACGAAGGCATGGTGAGAGTCCTCAGGACAACGCGCAACCTACTACCACTCTCGGAATTGGTTGCTCGGCTTCCTTACTCACTGAAGACGGCAGCCCTCTCCGTACCTCTTCGCAAACTGGACCATGAGAGACTCGTTTCAGCAGTGAACACGCGTTTAAAAGACTCCATGGTCTGGGCATAA
- a CDS encoding ImmA/IrrE family metallo-endopeptidase, with product MGQERLIEVRKPTRWAVDISAILNTVHGPNHFPISVAEVALDLSKHWFPDDPLSLVKGDNLPGFDGALFRAPSGKKGWGIFYNNAIPSKGRINFTLAHEFGHYLIHRLAFPNGVRCSQHDFVGWNSEYKHIENEANTFAAYLLMPFDDYRRQINASVVVTFDMLSECAERYEVSLVAATLRWLAYTEQRAVLVVSRDGFILWARSSKSALKSRYYFKTSGRAIPVPDLSIAAHPDSVADARLGLNHPAGIWFPEPCQEMSIVSENYDFTLSLIQLPSSSGYHSFDADDGEEDFETLADKIERIHGL from the coding sequence ATGGGGCAAGAAAGATTGATAGAGGTGCGTAAACCGACGCGCTGGGCAGTAGACATCTCCGCCATTCTTAATACTGTTCACGGTCCCAATCACTTTCCGATTTCGGTTGCCGAAGTCGCCCTAGATCTTTCCAAACATTGGTTTCCTGATGACCCGCTGTCACTCGTGAAGGGCGACAACTTGCCCGGTTTCGACGGTGCGCTCTTTCGGGCACCATCCGGTAAAAAGGGTTGGGGAATTTTTTACAATAACGCAATTCCATCGAAGGGTAGGATCAACTTTACGCTCGCACACGAATTCGGCCATTACTTGATTCACCGTCTCGCATTCCCCAATGGGGTGCGCTGCAGTCAACATGATTTCGTTGGATGGAATTCTGAATACAAGCATATCGAGAACGAGGCCAATACTTTCGCGGCATATTTGTTGATGCCTTTCGATGATTATCGGCGGCAGATCAACGCAAGCGTAGTTGTTACATTTGACATGCTGAGCGAATGCGCAGAGCGGTATGAGGTCTCGCTGGTAGCAGCGACGCTGCGCTGGCTTGCCTATACCGAACAACGGGCGGTGTTGGTAGTTTCTCGTGATGGCTTCATACTCTGGGCGCGCTCAAGTAAATCCGCGCTGAAATCCCGCTATTATTTCAAGACTTCGGGTCGGGCCATTCCGGTCCCAGACCTTTCAATAGCTGCCCACCCCGATTCTGTCGCGGACGCACGACTTGGGCTGAACCATCCTGCTGGCATCTGGTTTCCTGAACCCTGCCAGGAGATGAGCATAGTTTCGGAAAACTATGATTTTACGCTTTCCCTGATTCAGCTCCCGTCGAGCAGCGGATACCATAGCTTTGACGCCGATGACGGCGAGGAGGATTTCGAAACCCTCGCAGATAAGATCGAGCGCATTCATGGCCTATGA
- a CDS encoding relaxase/mobilization nuclease domain-containing protein: protein MTPPTNRIDEKLDEWGSRLFNISTETLPRPRSSKRNPLGSAKPVSTGGRLSTPQARATYVRQKLQAMVRHAPQVVVKLVKAPKGMKGISNNLTYISRDGQLEIEDQDGQVIQGRAAVEDLKTEWRDGGMPIAADSTMRDAFHLVLSMPTRTDPLSVQRAAREFAKREFSGFQYAMVLHTFETDPDPDPAPHPHVHLTVKAASLDGARLNPRKADLQRWREGFAESLREHGIEATTTSRLHRTNQERWTVRHLHEASRKGKTLERMKRTTRRSVQAQEVMRNYEQVMRALARSDRGEDRQLAADLVRYLSERSQEIPKTRSQERDRSS, encoded by the coding sequence ATGACCCCGCCAACCAACCGGATCGACGAGAAGCTCGATGAGTGGGGGAGTCGGCTCTTCAACATCTCAACCGAGACCCTACCGCGGCCGCGTAGTAGCAAGCGCAATCCTCTTGGCTCAGCCAAGCCCGTAAGTACCGGCGGGCGGCTCAGCACGCCGCAGGCTCGTGCGACCTATGTGCGGCAGAAACTGCAGGCCATGGTCCGCCATGCTCCACAAGTGGTGGTAAAACTCGTCAAGGCGCCGAAGGGTATGAAGGGGATCTCGAACAACCTCACGTACATTTCGCGTGATGGCCAACTCGAGATCGAGGATCAGGACGGCCAGGTTATTCAAGGCAGGGCCGCCGTGGAGGATCTGAAGACCGAATGGCGCGACGGCGGCATGCCGATCGCCGCGGACTCTACGATGCGCGATGCCTTTCACCTCGTCCTCTCCATGCCGACACGCACCGATCCGTTGTCGGTGCAACGCGCGGCGCGTGAGTTTGCGAAGCGGGAGTTCTCCGGTTTTCAGTACGCGATGGTCCTCCACACGTTTGAGACCGATCCGGATCCGGACCCAGCTCCGCACCCGCATGTTCACCTGACAGTGAAGGCCGCCAGTCTCGATGGGGCTCGCTTAAATCCGAGGAAGGCGGACCTCCAACGCTGGCGAGAGGGGTTTGCGGAATCGTTAAGAGAGCATGGTATCGAGGCCACCACGACCAGTCGCCTCCACCGTACGAACCAGGAACGCTGGACCGTGCGGCATCTGCATGAAGCGAGCAGGAAAGGGAAGACGCTAGAGAGGATGAAACGCACAACGCGGCGATCTGTGCAAGCCCAGGAGGTCATGCGAAATTATGAGCAGGTGATGCGAGCGTTAGCCCGGTCAGATCGAGGGGAAGATCGGCAACTGGCCGCAGACCTGGTCCGTTATTTGAGTGAGCGATCGCAGGAAATCCCGAAGACTCGTTCGCAGGAGCGCGACCGCTCTTCTTAA
- a CDS encoding helix-turn-helix transcriptional regulator, with translation MTTPIGKKIRDLRKQQGYTLEKLAELTESSKSYIWELENKDPPRPSAEKVARIASVLGVTTDYLISATKAAPNEEVLDQAFFRDYKDLDDPTKEKLRELVKVWGKKD, from the coding sequence GTGACGACGCCAATCGGCAAGAAAATCAGAGATTTGCGTAAACAGCAGGGTTACACATTGGAGAAGTTGGCAGAGTTAACTGAATCGAGCAAGAGTTACATATGGGAATTGGAGAACAAGGACCCGCCGCGCCCATCGGCTGAAAAGGTCGCAAGGATTGCCAGCGTTTTGGGCGTCACGACTGATTATCTAATCAGCGCGACCAAAGCCGCTCCCAATGAGGAAGTTCTAGATCAAGCATTCTTTAGGGATTATAAGGACCTGGACGATCCGACCAAGGAGAAGCTGCGCGAGCTTGTAAAAGTATGGGGCAAGAAAGATTGA
- a CDS encoding multiubiquitin domain-containing protein, which yields MIQEKASHQVDAPGHQKSFTIIVNGRRRTITDHKLTYIEAVHLAYPGEQPSETVSFTVTYSNPHGKDGSLVEGQEVKVQDGMVLNVRKTDRS from the coding sequence ATGATACAGGAAAAAGCAAGCCATCAAGTAGACGCCCCCGGCCACCAAAAGTCGTTCACGATCATCGTCAACGGACGCCGCCGTACTATCACAGATCACAAGCTAACCTACATCGAGGCTGTGCATTTGGCATACCCCGGAGAACAGCCATCCGAAACGGTTTCTTTCACAGTTACTTATTCTAATCCGCATGGCAAGGACGGCTCTCTTGTCGAGGGGCAGGAAGTCAAGGTTCAGGATGGGATGGTGTTAAATGTCCGTAAAACTGATCGCTCGTAG
- a CDS encoding helix-turn-helix domain-containing protein, translated as MNNLLTMDEAAKYLGISKLTLYGWVSARKLGYVKIGRLVKFKQTQLDAWIDQHTITPRRDSHGTNQAAR; from the coding sequence ATGAATAATCTTTTGACAATGGATGAGGCCGCGAAGTATTTAGGCATATCAAAATTGACCCTGTACGGGTGGGTCTCCGCGAGAAAATTGGGCTACGTCAAAATCGGCCGGCTTGTGAAGTTCAAGCAGACTCAGCTGGACGCATGGATCGATCAGCACACGATCACACCACGGAGAGACAGCCATGGGACTAACCAAGCGGCGCGATAG
- a CDS encoding DUF2188 domain-containing protein, which produces MKPRKGPETHHVVHNPQGGWDVKRGGAERATSHHDTKREAIDEGREVSRNQGTELRIHNLNGQIGSSDSHGGDPNPPRG; this is translated from the coding sequence ATGAAACCTAGAAAAGGTCCTGAAACCCATCATGTCGTCCATAACCCACAGGGTGGCTGGGATGTTAAGCGAGGAGGGGCCGAACGCGCCACCAGTCACCACGATACGAAGCGTGAAGCTATCGACGAGGGCCGAGAGGTCAGCCGCAATCAGGGCACAGAGCTCCGAATCCATAACCTCAATGGTCAAATCGGCAGCAGCGACAGCCACGGCGGTGATCCAAATCCACCTCGCGGGTAG
- a CDS encoding CRTAC1 family protein, with translation MSSEDTICSKVWLVVCVLVFGGCASRSADFPPSVPFTSIPADFTHVWKKGTHPFTGAAVIDIDGDGKFEVFVGGGEGQRDVLLSYHNGRMVNIEHGTGLSNDSATYGSTAIDMDADGDTDLIVARENGLYLYLNDRGRFLGKPIPVDLPADSVPFSVAVSDIDHDGDGDLYVSVFVNAKTFRSATFNDPMHAKPNRMLLNNGDLTFTDITESSGTAGKQNTFLSLFVDLDSDGWQDLVVSQNTGAVEIFRNMKDRTFQPIATKSEFGFWMGLAVGDFDNDGDQDLFFTNVGRSIPLFLTSGDLRDDQHHTHEWMLLRNDGDFHLTDVTETYRLAGEGFAWGAVFEDLNLDGQLDLFVAQNYIKWPIHKVLKLSGRTYLQSIKNGTHKFHHMPALGMDNRHFGQSPLIVDIDGDGRQDLMWINMDGPVRVFLNTSRGNYVTVVVPDTVGSLGTRINIETDEGKSYTRAVIGNVGMLTDQTPELSFGIGQLERVLRMVIQRPDGRTEVISSPRINTKTVIN, from the coding sequence ATGTCCTCGGAAGATACTATTTGCAGCAAGGTCTGGTTGGTTGTCTGCGTGTTGGTCTTCGGTGGATGTGCGTCACGGTCTGCCGACTTTCCTCCGTCGGTACCGTTCACCTCAATTCCCGCCGATTTCACGCACGTGTGGAAGAAAGGGACCCATCCATTTACCGGAGCAGCGGTGATCGACATCGATGGGGATGGGAAGTTCGAGGTCTTTGTCGGCGGCGGAGAGGGACAGCGCGATGTCTTGTTGAGCTATCACAATGGCCGCATGGTGAATATTGAACACGGCACCGGCCTCTCGAATGACAGCGCCACCTACGGAAGCACGGCGATCGACATGGATGCAGATGGGGACACGGATTTGATTGTGGCGCGCGAGAACGGCCTCTATCTCTATCTCAACGATAGGGGGCGGTTTCTGGGAAAACCCATTCCAGTGGATCTTCCTGCAGATTCGGTCCCGTTTAGTGTGGCAGTCTCGGATATCGACCATGATGGAGATGGAGACCTCTATGTCAGCGTGTTCGTGAATGCGAAGACATTCCGGAGCGCGACCTTTAATGATCCGATGCACGCCAAGCCGAATCGCATGTTGTTGAACAACGGGGATCTCACATTTACGGACATTACTGAATCGTCCGGCACTGCAGGCAAACAAAACACGTTCCTCTCCCTCTTTGTCGATCTGGACTCGGACGGCTGGCAGGATTTGGTGGTTTCCCAGAATACGGGGGCGGTCGAGATCTTCCGCAATATGAAGGATCGTACATTTCAGCCTATAGCCACCAAATCAGAGTTCGGTTTTTGGATGGGCTTGGCAGTCGGCGACTTCGATAACGATGGCGACCAGGATCTGTTCTTTACCAACGTGGGGCGATCCATTCCTCTCTTCCTCACATCGGGTGATCTACGAGACGACCAACACCACACCCACGAATGGATGCTCTTGCGAAATGACGGTGATTTTCACCTCACCGACGTCACTGAGACGTACCGGCTCGCTGGTGAAGGGTTCGCATGGGGTGCTGTGTTCGAGGACCTAAACCTCGACGGTCAACTCGATTTGTTTGTGGCGCAGAACTACATCAAGTGGCCAATCCATAAAGTATTGAAACTCTCGGGTCGCACCTATCTGCAGTCGATCAAAAACGGCACACATAAGTTTCACCACATGCCGGCGCTGGGGATGGACAATCGACACTTTGGTCAGTCGCCTCTCATCGTCGACATAGACGGCGACGGCAGACAAGACCTCATGTGGATCAATATGGACGGACCGGTGCGCGTGTTTCTCAATACGTCTCGTGGAAATTACGTCACGGTTGTCGTCCCGGACACAGTCGGAAGCCTCGGCACCCGCATCAATATTGAAACGGACGAGGGGAAGAGTTATACCCGCGCTGTCATAGGGAATGTCGGCATGTTGACTGATCAAACCCCTGAGCTTAGCTTCGGAATAGGCCAACTCGAACGGGTGCTGCGCATGGTCATTCAGCGTCCAGATGGACGGACTGAGGTTATTTCTTCGCCACGTATCAACACAAAGACAGTCATCAATTGA
- a CDS encoding helix-turn-helix domain-containing protein — MTTLTREPIVPTAKDAALAKKALQALASHQDPSMDFHVQIIHKRKTPERLFLPPSAVQLLFTILDEMSAGNAVTLIPVHAELTTQEAADVLNVSRPFLVNLLAEQKIPYRKVGTHRRILFADLMRYKHQIDADRRGVLDQLTQDAQALKMGY; from the coding sequence ATGACCACTTTGACTAGAGAACCGATTGTGCCGACCGCTAAGGATGCAGCGCTCGCGAAGAAAGCGCTACAAGCCCTGGCATCGCATCAAGACCCATCCATGGATTTCCACGTTCAGATTATTCACAAGCGGAAAACCCCTGAACGTCTGTTTTTGCCTCCTTCGGCTGTACAACTCCTATTCACCATCCTTGACGAAATGTCGGCGGGTAATGCCGTCACACTGATTCCGGTCCATGCCGAACTCACGACGCAAGAGGCCGCCGACGTGCTGAATGTGTCCCGTCCGTTCCTCGTGAATCTGTTAGCCGAGCAGAAAATACCCTACCGTAAGGTTGGCACCCACCGGCGCATTCTCTTCGCGGATCTCATGCGTTACAAGCATCAGATCGATGCGGACCGCCGTGGTGTCCTCGATCAACTGACCCAAGACGCGCAAGCGCTGAAGATGGGCTATTGA
- a CDS encoding site-specific integrase — translation MGLTKRRDSYYVEFRVIESEDGKSWSLASGVPGAKKKRWKVGCLNKTIAREMEAAIKTRLLLGHEKTEQAKPILFKEWATAYLALESIKTLRSYQDRLEIMERQLIPFFGGKVLTEIRPHDVEAFRAQRKKKDGTKPSIQTVNNDHVVLKHCLNVAIRRGLLQVNPATRVPLPDPQNARDRILTEEEWSKLYDAAKGHLKPVLLLAYQLGQRFGEIVGLTWDRVDLKRGFITLRGQDTKTKKPRQVPMTPDIRVALQRLSKIRSLSTRHVFTFRGKPIQRISRSFRTTLRGAGITDFRFHDLRHCASTNLRRAGVDTATAMKIVGHKSEKMWKRYNAIEERDLVQAALKVQKYLQENTPGTLDPKTESL, via the coding sequence ATGGGACTAACCAAGCGGCGCGATAGTTATTATGTTGAGTTCCGTGTGATTGAAAGTGAGGACGGCAAATCGTGGAGCCTGGCGAGTGGCGTACCCGGTGCAAAAAAGAAGCGATGGAAAGTGGGGTGTCTGAACAAGACGATCGCTCGAGAGATGGAAGCCGCTATTAAAACACGCTTGCTCTTGGGCCATGAGAAAACCGAACAGGCCAAGCCGATTCTCTTCAAGGAGTGGGCAACGGCCTACCTGGCTCTCGAATCAATCAAGACGCTCCGCAGCTACCAAGACAGACTCGAAATCATGGAGCGGCAGCTGATCCCCTTCTTCGGTGGAAAGGTCTTAACGGAGATTAGGCCTCATGATGTCGAAGCCTTCCGAGCACAACGTAAGAAGAAGGATGGAACAAAGCCCAGTATCCAGACTGTGAACAATGACCATGTTGTACTCAAACACTGTCTGAACGTGGCAATCCGACGGGGGCTCTTACAGGTCAACCCCGCTACCAGAGTTCCACTTCCTGATCCACAGAACGCCAGAGATAGAATATTGACTGAAGAGGAATGGAGCAAACTCTACGATGCCGCAAAGGGACATCTAAAGCCTGTCCTGTTACTTGCCTATCAGCTGGGCCAGAGATTTGGTGAAATTGTCGGTCTGACATGGGACCGTGTTGATCTCAAGAGGGGCTTTATTACACTTCGTGGTCAGGATACGAAGACTAAGAAGCCTCGCCAAGTCCCAATGACTCCAGATATACGAGTGGCCCTTCAACGCCTATCGAAAATCCGTTCGCTCTCAACACGTCATGTCTTCACGTTCAGAGGTAAACCGATACAGCGCATCAGCCGATCTTTTCGCACAACATTAAGAGGTGCCGGAATTACAGACTTTAGGTTCCATGATCTTCGACATTGTGCCTCTACTAACTTGCGACGGGCTGGAGTAGACACAGCGACCGCGATGAAGATCGTTGGTCATAAGTCTGAGAAGATGTGGAAGCGTTATAATGCAATCGAGGAACGTGACTTGGTTCAGGCCGCGCTAAAAGTTCAAAAATACCTCCAGGAGAACACGCCGGGAACACTTGACCCGAAGACCGAGAGTCTATAG